A genomic segment from Juglans regia cultivar Chandler chromosome 14, Walnut 2.0, whole genome shotgun sequence encodes:
- the LOC109017409 gene encoding uncharacterized protein LOC109017409 — MDKTWMDIEDRFVSNEYASGVNQFIAMAREHAPGGVDIRCPCRRCRNMFFQPINVVEDHLFIIGIDPSYKAWIFHGEDEVLDVSSSNSGDETSLNDGYIDDMDEMLDDIQHGASMDHSDSVQRPTHGVSEGGPGANFADLLEDARRPLYPSCLKFSKLSFIVKLLHIKTVGGWSVKSFNMVIKLLKDAFPNALLPDSYNEACRLERGLGFNYTKIDACLNDCVLFWKEHSDKEKCPKCNTPRWVLSTNKVKKIPQKVLRYFPLIPRLQRLFVSSKTAVAMKWHASERVNDDNVMRHPADSKVWKDFDLHYPTFASDSRNVRIGLASDGFNPFNNIAKPYSIWPVILVPYNLPPWLCMKDPYLMLSLLIPGPKAPGNDIDVYLRPLIDELKYLWEDGVNTYDASTSSRFRLHAALLWTINDFPAYANLSGWSTKGKLACPTCNDETDSLWLVYGRKHCYMGHRRWLSAGHRWRSKKVDFNGNTDYRHQPIHLSGDAIMEQLKEVTDV; from the coding sequence ATGGACAAGACGTGGATGGATATTGAAGATAGATTTGTGTCTAACGAGTATGCATCGGGGGTTAACCAGTTCATCGCTATGGCTCGAGAACATGCACCCGGAGGAGTTGACATTAGGTGTCCGTGTCGTAGATGCCGTAATATGTTCTTCCAACCAATAAATGTGGTCGAAGACCATTTATTTATCATAGGGATTGATCCTTCTTATAAGGCCTGGATATTCCACGGTGAGGATGAAGTATTGGATGTTAGTTCCTCAAATTCTGGTGATGAGACAAGCTTGAATGATGGCTACATTGATGATATGGATGAGATGCTGGATGACATTCAGCATGGAGCCTCTATGGACCACTCAGACAGCGTTCAAAGACCTACTCATGGTGTATCAGAAGGGGGTCCAGGTGCCAACTTTGCTGACTTGTTAGAAGATGCACGTCGTCCACTCTATCCATCGTGCCTAAAGTTCTCAAAGCTATCATTTATCGTAAAGTTGCTTCATATCAAGACAGTTGGTGGTTGGAGTGTTAAATCCTTTAACATGGTTATCAAGTTGTTGAAAGATGCATTTCCTAATGCTCTTCTCCCTGACTCATACAATGAGGCATGCCGCTTGGAACGTGGCCTCGGCTTTAATTACACCAAGATAGATGCTTGTTTGAATGATTGTGTTCTTTTTTGGAAGGAACATTCTGATAAAGAGAAGTGCCCTAAATGCAACACTCCGAGGTGGGTGTTAAGCACTAATAAGGTAAAGAAAATTCCACAAAAAGTGCTGAGATATTTTCCTTTGATCCcaaggttgcaaagactatttGTGTCAAGTAAGACTGCCGTCGCAATGAAATGGCATGCTTCTGAACGGGTCAACGATGATAATGTCATGAGGCATCCTGCAGATTCAAAGGTCTGGAAAGATTTTGATCTCCATTATCCTACATTTGCCTCAGATTCTCGTAATGTGAGAATCGGTTTAGCTAGTGATGGTTTTAACCCATTTAACAATATAGCTAAACCATACAGTATATGGCCAGTGATACTCGTACCTTATAACTTGCCCCcttggttatgcatgaaagatccatacCTTATGCTATCTTTGCTAATCCCTGGCCCAAAAGCACCTGGTAATGATATTGACGTCTATCTACGCCCTTTAATTGACGAATTGAAATATTTGTGGGAAGATGGAGTTAATACATACGATGCCTCTACCTCATCTAGGTTTCGCTTACATGCCGCATTACTATGGACCATTAATGACTTTCCAGCGTATGCTAATCTTTCTGGGTGGAGCACAAAGGGAAAGCTGGCATGTCCAACATGCAATGATGAGACAGATTCATTGTGGTTGGTCTATGGGCGAAAGCATTGTTACATGGGTCATCGTCGGTGGTTGTCGGCAGGGCACAGGTGGAGATCTAAAAAGGTTGATTTTAATGGTAATACGGATTATCGGCATCAACCTATACATTTGTCAGGAGATGCTATAATGGAACAGTTGAAAGAAGTGACAGATGTATAG
- the LOC118344553 gene encoding uncharacterized protein LOC118344553, whose amino-acid sequence MDKTWMDIEDRFVSNEYASGVNQFIAMAREHAPGGVDIRCPCRRCRNMFFQPINVVEDHLFIIGIDPSYKAWIFHGEDEVLGVSSSNSGDETSLNDGYIDDMDEMLDDIQHGASMDHSDSVQRPTHGVSEGGPGANFADLLEDARRPLYPSCLKFSKLSFIVKLLHIKTVGGWSVKSFNMVIKLLKDAFPNALLPDSYNEACRLERSLGFNYTKIDACLNDCVLFWKEHSDKEKCPKCNTPRWVLSTNKVKKIPQKVLRYFPLIPRLQRLFVSSKTAVAMKWHASERVNDDNVMRHPADSKVWKDFDLHYPTFASNSRNVRIGLASDGFNPFNNIAKPYSIWPMILVPYNLPPWLCMKDPYLILSLLIPGPKAPGNDIDVYLRPLIDELKYLWEDGVNTYDASTSSRFRLHAALLWTINDFPAYANLSGWSTKGKLACPTCNDETDSLWLVYGRKHCYMGHRRWLSAGHRWRSKKVDFNGNTDYRHQPIHLSGDAIMEQLKEVTDVQFGKTTKKRKRTANELNWTKRSIFFELPYWSSLGLRHNLDVMHIEKNICDSILGTLMNIDGKSKDSANARRDLANLGIRKELHLQQDGDRYAMRLACYQLNKLEKRSFCEWLVNVKFPDGFASNIARCVNVSESKILGMKSHDCHIFMQRLLPVVIGGYFTSDIRQALTELSTFFKKLCARALCIDVIQRLQTDISILLCKLEMIFPPTFFDIMVHLAIHLPHEALLAGPVQSRWMYPFERYLGKFKRYVKNKARPEGSIAEAYVHVECLTFCSTYLHDIETTFNREERNVDVGQDHQEGSLFVFSQKVRLMGSSSSKRLDDPLFAKAEWYVLNNCPEIEQYLEQHYDKMKEEDTNNVDRRHQTEFPNWFKNHIRELRNSNPGEVTDEVYALACGPDPWVGSYSGCIMNGIRFHTKDREQHRRTQNSGVVVQGVHQSNSVDFYGVLTDILELCYMGWHLVYLFKCDWWDVGDPRRGIRVGDHVTSVNTSRKWYQDEPFALACQCSQVFSLKDPSISGNWKVVQKITNRNVYDIPSIPTALDEGEDSYDGEAYQEEDATNDYGTVNQSDSGLVNQLHREDEEPVAVNDLNTVHSDVGNDIDHTFIDDEVDGDTFDDDPNIDHYEDDDEEDFHSSSETDID is encoded by the exons ATGGACAAGACGTGGATGGATATTGAAGATAGATTTGTGTCTAACGAATATGCATCGGGGGTTAACCAGTTCATCGCTATGGCTCGGGAACATGCACCCGGAGGAGTTGACATTAGGTGTCCGTGTCGTAGATGCCGTAATATGTTCTTCCAACCAATAAATGTGGTCGAAGACCATTTATTTATCATAGGGATTGATCCTTCTTATAAGGCCTGGATATTCCACGGTGAGGATGAAGTATTGGGTGTTAGTTCCTCAAATTCTGGTGATGAGACCAGCTTGAATGATGGCTACATTGATGATATGGATGAGATGCTGGATGACATTCAGCATGGAGCCTCTATGGACCACTCAGACAGCGTTCAAAGACCTACTCATGGTGTATCAGAAGGGGGTCCAGGTGCCAACTTTGCTGACTTGTTAGAAGATGCACGTCGTCCACTCTATCCATCGTGCCTAAAGTTCTCAAAGCTATCATTTATCGTAAAGTTGCTTCATATCAAGACAGTTGGTGGTTGGAGTGTTAAATCCTTTAACATGGTTATCAAGTTGTTGAAAGATGCATTTCCTAATGCTCTTCTCCCTGACTCATACAATGAGGCATGCCGCTTGGAACGTAGCCTTGGCTTTAATTACACCAAGATAGATGCTTGTTTGAATGATTGTGTTCTTTTTTGGAAGGAACATTCTGATAAAGAGAAGTGCCCTAAATGCAACACTCCGAGGTGGGTGTTAAGCACTAATAAGGTAAAGAAAATTCCACAAAAAGTGCTGAGATATTTTCCTTTGATCCcaaggttgcaaagactatttGTGTCAAGTAAGACTGCCGTCGCAATGAAATGGCATGCTTCTGAACGGGTCAACGATGATAATGTCATGAGGCATCCTGCAGATTCGAAGGTCTGGAAAGATTTTGATCTCCATTATCCTACATTTGCCTCAAATTCTCGTAATGTGAGAATCGGTTTAGCTAGTGATGGTTTTAACCCATTTAACAATATAGCTAAACCATACAGTATATGGCCAATGATACTCGTACCTTATAACTTGCCCCcttggttatgcatgaaagatccatacCTTATACTATCTTTGCTAATCCCTGGCCCAAAAGCACCTGGTAATGATATTGACGTCTATCTACGCCCTTTAATTGACGAATTGAAATATTTGTGGGAAGATGGAGTTAATACATACGATGCCTCTACCTCATCTAGGTTTCGCTTACATGCCGCATTACTATGGACCATTAATGACTTTCCAGCGTATGCTAATCTTTCTGGGTGGAGCACAAAGGGAAAGCTGGCATGTCCAACATGCAATGATGAGACAGATTCATTGTGGTTGGTCTATGGGCGAAAGCATTGTTACATGGGTCATCGTCGGTGGTTGTCGGCAGGGCACAGGTGGAGATCTAAAAAGGTTGATTTTAATGGTAATACGGATTATCGGCATCAACCTATACATTTGTCAGGAGATGCTATAATGGAACAGTTGAAAGAAGTGACAGATGTACAGTTTGGGAAAACTACAAAGAAGAGGAAACGCACAGccaatgagttgaattggacaaaaagaagtatattttttgaGCTACCTTATTGGTCTTCCTTAGGTTTGAGGCATAACCTTGacgtcatgcatattgagaagaacatCTGCGATAGCATATTAGGCACTTTGATGAATATTGATGGAAAAAGTAAGGACTCCGCCAATGCACGAAGGGATTTAGCCAACCTTGGCATACGAAAAGAATTACACTTACAACAGGATGGTGATCGTTATGCGATGAGGTTGGCATGTTACCAGTTAAATAAACTGGAGAAAAGATCTTTTTGCGAGTGGTTGGTAAATGTTAAGTTTCCTGATGGTTTTGCCTCAAACATTGCTCGATGTGTTAACGTTAGTGAATCAAAGATCTTAggcatgaaaagtcatgattgtcatatttttatgcaaagattACTTCCAGTTGTGATTGGTGGATACTTTACGAGTGATATTCGACAAGCTTTGACTGAGTTAagtacatttttcaaaaaattgtgTGCACGGGCATTATGCATTGATGTCATACAAAGGCTACAAACTGACATCTCTATTCTTCTTTGTAAACTGGAAATGATATTTCCACCtacattttttgatataatggtGCATCTCGCCATCCATTTGCCACACGAAGCCTTACTTGCGGGACCTGTGCAATCTAGGTGGATGTATCCTTTCGAAAGGTATTTAGGAAAGTTCAAGCGttatgtcaaaaataaagcCCGTCCAGAAGGCTCAATTGCCGAGGCCTATGTTCATGTGGAATGCCTTACATTTTGTTCAACTTATCTCCATGACATTGAGACAACTTTTAATAGAGAGGAACGAAATGTAGATGTCGGTCAAGACCATCAAGAaggaagtttgtttgttttctctCAAAAGGTTCGGCTGATGGGTTCGTCCTCTTCTAAAAGGTTGGATGATCCGCTTTTTGCAAAAGCGGAGTGGTACGTGCTCAACAACTGTCCTGAGATTGAACAGTACCTAGA ACAACACTATGACAAGATGAAAGAAGAGGACACTAACAACGTTGATCGTAGGCACCAAACAGAATTTCCCAACTGGTTCAAGAACCAT ATTCGAGAATTGCGCAACTCAAACCCGGGTGAAGTTACAGATGAAGTTTATGCTCTGGCATGCGGACCAGATCCATGGGTTGGGTCATACAGTGGATGCATAATGAATGGAATTAGGTTTCACACAAAGGACCGTGAACAACACCGACGTACACAAAATAGTGGGGTCGTTGTACAAGGAGTACATCAGTCCAACTCGGTTGATTTCTATGGTGTGTTGACAGATATATTGGAATTATGCTACATGGGCTGGCATCTTGTATACttgtttaaatgtgattggtgggacgTTGGTGATCCTAGACGAGGCATACGTGTAGGTGACCATGTTACAAGTGTGAATACATCTAGAAAATGGTATCAGGATGAGCCGTTCGCCCTTGCTTGTCAGTGCTCACAAGTTTTTTCCTTAAAAGACCCAAGTATAAGTGGAAATTGGAAAGTGGTACAAAAGATAACCAACAGGAATGTGTACGACATTCCATCGATCCCAACGGCCCTAGACGAAGGTGAGGACTCCTATGATGGTGAGGCATATCAAGAGGAAGATGCTACCAATGATTATGGTACAGTCAATCAAAGTGATAGTggtttggtgaatcaattgcaTCGAGAGGATGAAGAACCAGTTGCAGTTAATGACTTAAATACGGTACACAGTGATGTTGGGAATGATATCGACCATACTTTTATTGACGATGAGGTGGACGGTGACACTTTTGACGATGATCCCAATATTGACCAttatgaggatgatgatgaggaagattTCCATTCGAGTTCAGAAACAGACATTGACTAA
- the LOC108980022 gene encoding uncharacterized protein LOC108980022, with product MLRDERISFSDAETEGPSEIPEEVRIPANEASLSNIDVPAAPPEKKRGRGPARSTEFDRIRKFGKIAVEIKDGQRGVSCQNATMFSTRVTWIVKIYADMRHASWSRVDKQNKDELTDRVRADFVLDWTKSNHRETVAMALAQKYNDYHYLLHGKYMEYDTHEAAISGGTKLVDKAVWQCLCERWGSEDFKNLSARNKQNRSNQRINHTGGRKSFVRLMEEKREQAPNYVAFYKEVHWSRKKGRFVTEAAEQNYNMMVELLNEMPPEDAGDDNANANAVFKEVLGSRSGYVRGLGHLVIPEPSESLLSNREFIRLREENEKNKAEAEGFKRKLETFMVDVSKMQACFEEFDRLNSRVTELESQRESQRETPGDA from the exons ATGCTAAGAGACGAGAGAATTTCATTTTCGGATGCGGAGACTGAAGGACCGAGTGAGATCCCTGAGGAGGTGAGAATTCCAGCTAATGAGGCATCATTGTCTAACATTGATGTCCCTGCAG CTCCACCCGAGAAAAAACGTGGACGGGGACCGGCTAGAAGCACAGAATTTGATCGCATTCGCAAATTTGGCAAAATAGCAGTAGAAATTAAGGATGGCCAAAGAGGAGTATCATGTCAGAATGCGACAATGTTTTCAACACGCGTGACctggattgtgaaaatttatgcAGACATGCGACATGCAAGTTGGAGTCGCGTTGATAAACAGAACAAGGATGAGCTAACGGATCGTGTCCGA GCTGATTTTGTATTGGATTGGACCAAAAGCAACCATCGAGAGACAGTGGCAATGGCACTTGctcaaaaatataatgattatcACTACCTACTGCACGGCAAGTACATGGAGTATGATACACATGAAGCTGCAATTTCTGGAGGGACAAAGTTGGTGGACAAGGCTGTTTGGCAATGTTTGTGTGAGAGATGGGGGAGTGAAGACTTTAAG AACCTATCTGCACGGAACAAACAAAATAGGTCCAATCAAAGGATAAATCACACGGGTGGCAGGAAGTCTTTTGTTAGGCTAATGGAGGAAAAG CGGGAACAAGCTCCGAATTATGTTGCTTTTTACAAAGAGGTGCATTGGTCTAGAAAAAAGGGGAGATTTGTCACTGAAGCTGCTGAGCAAAATTAC AATATGATGGTGGAGCTGTTGAATGAGATGCCACCAGAAGATGCGGGGGATGATaatgcaaatgcaaatgctGTGTTCAAGGAGGTTTTGGGATCTCGATCGGGCTATGTTAGAGGGTTAGGCCACTTAGTTATACCTGAACCATCTGAATCATTGTTGTCCAATAGGGAGTTTATACGACTTAGGGAGGAGAATGAGAAGAACAAGGCTGAGGCGGAGGGCTTCAAGAGGAAACTTGAGACGTTTATGGTTGATGTCTCAAAAATGCAAGCTTGTTTTGAAGAATTTGACAGGCTGAATAGCCGTGTTACAGAATTGGAGTCACAGAGGGAGTCTCAACGGGAGACTCCGGGAGATGCATAG